A stretch of the Porifericola rhodea genome encodes the following:
- a CDS encoding nucleotide pyrophosphohydrolase: protein MTIEEAQKLVDEWINTTGVRYFNELTNMAILTEEVGEVARLIARQYGEQSFKESDKGKELGDELADVLWVIICLANQTGVNLTDALKKNMDKKNIRDKNRHKENPKLKP from the coding sequence ATGACAATAGAAGAGGCCCAGAAGCTGGTAGATGAATGGATCAATACTACCGGCGTTCGTTATTTTAATGAACTTACCAACATGGCAATACTGACAGAGGAGGTAGGCGAAGTGGCTCGTCTAATAGCTCGGCAGTATGGAGAGCAATCATTTAAAGAGAGTGATAAAGGAAAAGAATTAGGCGATGAGTTAGCGGATGTGTTGTGGGTAATCATTTGTTTGGCCAACCAAACAGGGGTTAACTTAACTGATGCTCTAAAAAAAAACATGGATAAAAAAAACATTCGTGACAAGAATCGGCATAAAGAAAATCCAAAACTAAAACCCTAA
- a CDS encoding Kelch repeat-containing protein, with protein MKNLFRNSVWSVVIALLCFFKVQAQHQNNHNFSPLAYAEIVEQLPSVTTLHNANIDYCSWEQLSNTLKYRVESQTAFVNGKLYVISGFGFDIKILSSTTEYDPSTDEWTEKAPIPIPVTHVGAVVVGDEIWVAGGFEGDNPGVAIDDVQIYNTKTNEWRFGPSLPAKRASAAMAVMGRKLHFIGGLKPDRQTDVSEHYVLDLDNQSKGWYEAAALPEARNHLSAATVGGKIYAIGGQRGHDVSIENTDLLHAYDPVTDSWERKADLTFPRSHFEPATFVLDGDIYIVGGRTEFQFFRHITKYSPEENKWTELCGLTDRLLAPAARVINDYLYITHGGNANVRNPTNEVRRRPIERNFSPAMGFLNQQIDVSLNSGSQTTIKDALWVKSGSPTYQLSFSGNPSWITAGGYYNKTSHEGDQIEININTSGLSAGTYSTVLKANANGYQTAELPITVRVSGAHAAHSIFLNAGGESVQMEGNEYLADSQFPSYYNSEHTYSNNALNNILYRTERGSTNDKGSLTYSIPVENGEYTVRTHHAELYYGYIRSNGEGKRVFDISIEGELLKEDVDLFKEGVGNGFQSEAKVFTFEDVEVEDGHLTIQLQASVNRPTISAIEIISNEPATTEVWLEAEDALVGSNWIIEEDDEASGEAYVTIKPGLNSHSSAPEGSSNHVSFNFVLSKAGEYQIKARVKASNSSNDSFWFKVNNGDWVEWWENVQTYDFAWKELANNPFNLSQGNNTITFAYREDGAQLDQLHIYNDGDNTAPPLPQTSFWLEAECATIGSNWRVREDDEASGEEYLTIREGLNSHSNAPIGAANHLVFNFNLSNADSYKIFARVKASSSADDSFWFKVNNGTWIEWAENVKSYDFDWKEVANNPFSLNEGNNTITFAYREDGAQLDKLFVTNQGNVPEGMGGRDIYCDDDDEEEEDDRIAKVMIKSAEAESTNKELVDTPSAQSLLNVYPNPASNEINIRCGESDLDKNGRFCLFNIQGEKVMSAKIEQTETAVSLARLASGIYIFQYVDDKKILTQKIQVSK; from the coding sequence ATGAAAAATCTCTTCCGAAATTCTGTATGGAGCGTAGTTATTGCTCTACTATGTTTTTTTAAAGTTCAAGCTCAACATCAGAATAATCATAATTTTTCTCCTTTGGCTTATGCCGAAATTGTTGAGCAACTTCCTTCTGTAACAACTTTACATAATGCAAATATTGACTATTGCAGTTGGGAGCAGCTCTCAAATACTTTAAAATATAGAGTAGAGTCTCAGACGGCTTTTGTCAATGGTAAACTATATGTCATTTCAGGCTTTGGGTTTGACATCAAAATATTGTCATCTACCACGGAATATGACCCCAGTACTGATGAATGGACAGAGAAAGCACCCATACCCATACCCGTAACTCACGTAGGGGCCGTAGTGGTGGGTGATGAAATATGGGTTGCAGGAGGTTTTGAAGGAGATAACCCGGGAGTAGCAATTGATGATGTGCAAATTTACAATACCAAAACCAATGAATGGCGTTTTGGCCCATCTCTTCCAGCTAAACGAGCTTCTGCTGCTATGGCTGTAATGGGGCGTAAGCTTCATTTTATTGGAGGGCTGAAGCCCGATCGTCAGACCGATGTTTCAGAGCATTATGTGCTGGATCTGGATAATCAAAGTAAAGGCTGGTATGAAGCTGCCGCTTTACCAGAAGCTCGTAATCACTTAAGTGCAGCTACAGTAGGAGGAAAAATTTATGCAATTGGAGGCCAGCGAGGACATGACGTAAGTATAGAAAACACGGATTTACTGCATGCATATGACCCAGTAACTGACTCGTGGGAAAGAAAAGCGGACCTTACTTTTCCCAGGTCACATTTTGAGCCGGCCACTTTCGTATTAGATGGAGATATCTACATTGTGGGAGGTAGAACAGAGTTTCAGTTTTTTAGACATATCACTAAATACTCTCCGGAAGAAAATAAGTGGACCGAACTGTGTGGGCTGACAGACAGGCTCTTAGCTCCTGCTGCAAGAGTAATTAACGACTATCTATATATCACTCACGGAGGAAATGCCAATGTTCGCAATCCTACTAATGAAGTAAGAAGAAGACCCATAGAAAGAAACTTTTCTCCAGCTATGGGATTCCTCAACCAGCAAATTGATGTTTCACTAAACAGCGGTAGTCAGACAACTATAAAGGATGCTTTGTGGGTAAAAAGCGGTAGCCCTACATATCAGCTTTCTTTCTCAGGTAACCCTTCATGGATAACTGCTGGAGGTTATTACAATAAAACTTCTCATGAAGGTGATCAGATTGAAATTAATATCAATACTTCCGGACTTTCTGCCGGAACCTATTCTACTGTACTAAAAGCCAATGCAAATGGGTATCAAACTGCAGAGCTTCCTATAACAGTAAGGGTAAGTGGAGCGCATGCTGCCCACAGTATATTTTTAAATGCCGGAGGAGAAAGTGTACAAATGGAAGGAAACGAATACCTTGCTGATAGCCAGTTTCCTTCTTACTACAATAGTGAGCATACTTATTCTAATAATGCCTTAAACAACATTCTTTATAGAACAGAAAGAGGTTCTACAAATGACAAAGGAAGCTTAACTTATAGCATACCTGTAGAAAACGGAGAGTATACAGTCAGGACACATCATGCCGAACTCTATTATGGCTACATCAGAAGTAATGGTGAAGGCAAAAGAGTTTTTGATATCAGTATTGAAGGAGAGCTTTTAAAAGAAGATGTAGATTTGTTTAAAGAAGGTGTAGGTAATGGATTCCAATCAGAGGCTAAAGTATTCACTTTTGAGGATGTTGAAGTAGAAGATGGTCATCTTACAATTCAACTACAGGCATCGGTTAACAGACCTACCATTTCTGCTATAGAAATTATTTCTAATGAGCCAGCAACTACCGAAGTATGGCTTGAGGCAGAAGATGCATTAGTAGGAAGTAACTGGATCATAGAAGAAGATGACGAAGCATCTGGAGAAGCGTATGTCACTATTAAGCCTGGTTTAAATAGTCATAGCAGTGCTCCAGAAGGAAGTTCTAATCATGTTAGTTTCAATTTTGTATTGAGTAAAGCGGGAGAGTATCAAATAAAAGCAAGAGTAAAAGCTTCCAATTCTTCTAATGACTCCTTTTGGTTCAAGGTTAACAACGGAGACTGGGTAGAATGGTGGGAAAATGTACAAACTTATGACTTCGCCTGGAAGGAGTTAGCAAATAACCCGTTCAATTTGAGCCAGGGTAACAATACAATTACTTTTGCATATCGTGAAGACGGAGCTCAACTCGACCAGCTACACATCTACAATGATGGAGATAATACAGCCCCCCCCTTGCCTCAAACATCTTTTTGGTTAGAAGCAGAATGTGCAACAATTGGAAGCAATTGGAGAGTTCGGGAAGATGACGAAGCCTCAGGCGAAGAATACCTTACCATCAGAGAAGGACTAAATAGCCATAGTAATGCTCCTATAGGAGCAGCGAATCATTTAGTTTTCAATTTTAATCTAAGTAATGCGGATTCCTATAAGATATTTGCAAGGGTAAAGGCTTCTAGTTCTGCTGATGACTCCTTCTGGTTCAAAGTCAACAATGGAACCTGGATAGAATGGGCGGAAAATGTAAAATCGTATGATTTTGACTGGAAAGAAGTAGCCAACAACCCATTTAGTTTAAATGAGGGTAACAATACAATTACTTTTGCTTATCGTGAGGATGGAGCGCAGTTAGACAAACTTTTTGTGACAAACCAAGGAAATGTACCTGAAGGCATGGGAGGTAGAGATATCTATTGTGATGATGATGACGAAGAAGAAGAAGATGATCGCATAGCTAAGGTAATGATCAAATCTGCTGAAGCTGAATCCACTAACAAAGAGTTAGTAGACACACCGTCAGCGCAATCCTTACTCAATGTTTATCCTAATCCTGCTAGTAATGAAATTAATATAAGATGCGGCGAATCTGACTTAGATAAGAACGGTAGATTTTGCTTATTTAATATACAGGGAGAAAAAGTAATGTCTGCTAAAATTGAACAAACAGAAACAGCCGTATCATTGGCACGGCTGGCAAGCGGTATCTATATTTTTCAGTATGTGGATGATAAAAAAATACTCACCCAAAAAATTCAGGTGAGCAAATAA